A genomic stretch from Mycobacterium malmoense includes:
- a CDS encoding methylmalonyl-CoA mutase family protein yields the protein MDNAAQTPSGIPLRPVYGPADVAAEPPPPGEFPFTRGNFASGYRGKLWTFRQYSGFGTAEESNRRYRYLLGQGGTGLSVALDLPTQCGYDSDDPEFGEEVGRVGVAMDTLADAEILFDGIPLDKISTSMTINGTAAILLAFYVAAAEKKGIPRAKLTGTIQNDILKEYASRGTWIWPPEPSLRLIADTIEFCAAEVPRFNAISVAGAHFRDAGATAVQEMAFTLADGVAYCDTVVERGRMTIDQFAPQISFFFYTHGDFFEEIAKYRAGRRRWATIVRDRYGAPDKSVTDKASMFRFGCVCGGASLYAPQAHNNVVRVAYEAMAAVLGGVQSMFTAAWDEPFALPTEESTTLALRTQQILAYETGVASVADPLGGSYFVEALTDATEARIVEIMDDLDRHGGMVSAIEDGYLQGLIADEAFRMHQDIEAGTRPVVGVNRFVTDEPEPDVVTYELDAEGRDLQLKRLSAVKAERDSGAVQSTLAALSRAAEGTDNLMHKLIDCANAYCTIGEMVSALKAVWGEFQQPVVF from the coding sequence ATGGATAACGCTGCTCAGACGCCGTCCGGGATCCCGCTGCGGCCCGTCTACGGGCCGGCGGACGTCGCCGCCGAACCGCCGCCTCCCGGGGAATTTCCCTTCACGCGCGGCAACTTCGCGTCGGGCTACCGGGGCAAGTTGTGGACATTTCGGCAGTACTCCGGCTTCGGTACGGCCGAGGAATCCAACCGTCGTTACCGCTATCTGCTGGGTCAGGGTGGGACGGGCCTGTCGGTGGCGCTCGACCTGCCCACCCAGTGCGGATACGACTCCGACGACCCCGAGTTCGGTGAGGAGGTCGGCCGGGTCGGCGTCGCGATGGACACCCTGGCGGACGCCGAAATCCTGTTCGACGGCATCCCGCTGGACAAGATCAGCACGAGCATGACGATCAACGGCACGGCGGCGATCCTGCTGGCGTTTTACGTTGCGGCCGCCGAGAAAAAGGGCATTCCGCGCGCGAAGCTCACCGGGACCATTCAGAACGACATCCTCAAGGAGTACGCTTCGCGCGGGACGTGGATCTGGCCGCCGGAGCCGTCGCTGCGGCTGATCGCCGACACTATCGAGTTCTGCGCGGCCGAGGTTCCGAGATTTAACGCTATCTCGGTGGCCGGGGCGCACTTTCGGGACGCGGGAGCCACCGCGGTGCAAGAAATGGCGTTCACCCTGGCCGACGGTGTCGCCTATTGCGACACCGTGGTGGAACGGGGCCGGATGACGATCGACCAGTTCGCGCCGCAGATCTCGTTCTTTTTCTACACGCACGGGGACTTCTTCGAAGAGATCGCCAAATACCGTGCGGGACGGCGACGTTGGGCGACGATCGTGCGGGACCGCTACGGGGCCCCGGATAAGTCGGTGACGGACAAGGCGTCGATGTTCCGCTTCGGCTGCGTGTGCGGCGGTGCGTCTTTGTATGCGCCGCAAGCACATAACAACGTGGTGCGGGTCGCCTACGAGGCGATGGCGGCGGTGTTGGGGGGCGTCCAGTCGATGTTCACCGCGGCCTGGGACGAGCCGTTCGCGCTGCCCACCGAGGAGTCCACCACGCTGGCGCTGCGCACCCAGCAGATCCTGGCCTACGAAACCGGTGTGGCCAGCGTCGCCGACCCGCTGGGCGGCTCCTATTTTGTCGAGGCGCTCACGGACGCCACCGAGGCCCGCATCGTCGAGATCATGGACGACCTCGATCGGCACGGCGGCATGGTCAGCGCGATCGAGGACGGCTATCTGCAGGGGCTGATCGCCGACGAAGCCTTCCGGATGCATCAGGACATCGAAGCCGGCACCCGTCCCGTCGTCGGGGTCAACCGATTCGTGACTGATGAGCCCGAGCCGGATGTCGTGACCTATGAGCTCGACGCGGAGGGCCGCGACCTGCAGCTCAAGCGGCTCTCGGCGGTGAAGGCCGAAAGAGACAGCGGCGCGGTGC
- a CDS encoding methyltransferase domain-containing protein, with the protein MNDERPAKYTHGHHESVLRGHQRRTAEDSAAYLLPHLKPGLSVLDIGCGPGTITADLAARVAPGTVMAVDLFADVLDVARAEVQRRGLPNVSFATADVHKFDFPDDAFDVVHAHQVLQHVADPVRALREMRRVCRPGGVVAARDADYAGFIWYPRLPALDLWRDLYDKAARANRGEPDAGRRLLSWALEAGFDDVTPTGSLWCYATPATREWWGGMWADRILHSGVARELLALGLATPAQLEEIAAAWRAWAAAPDGWLSIPHGEILCRA; encoded by the coding sequence GTGAACGACGAACGTCCGGCCAAGTACACGCACGGGCATCACGAGTCGGTGCTCCGCGGCCACCAGCGACGCACCGCCGAGGATTCCGCGGCCTACCTGCTGCCCCACCTGAAGCCGGGACTATCGGTGCTGGACATCGGATGCGGTCCAGGGACGATCACCGCCGACCTGGCCGCCCGCGTCGCGCCCGGGACGGTGATGGCCGTCGATCTGTTCGCCGATGTCCTCGACGTGGCCCGCGCCGAGGTCCAGCGGCGCGGCCTGCCTAACGTTTCGTTCGCGACCGCCGACGTGCACAAGTTCGACTTCCCCGACGACGCATTCGATGTCGTCCACGCCCACCAGGTGTTGCAACACGTCGCCGATCCGGTGCGGGCGCTACGGGAGATGAGGAGGGTGTGTCGGCCGGGCGGCGTCGTCGCGGCCCGAGACGCCGACTACGCGGGCTTCATCTGGTATCCGCGGCTGCCCGCGTTGGACTTGTGGCGTGACCTCTATGACAAGGCGGCGCGCGCCAACCGCGGCGAACCGGATGCCGGCCGGCGGCTACTGTCGTGGGCCCTGGAGGCCGGCTTCGACGACGTCACCCCGACGGGCAGCCTCTGGTGCTACGCGACGCCGGCGACCCGCGAATGGTGGGGCGGAATGTGGGCCGACCGCATCCTGCACTCTGGCGTGGCGCGTGAGCTGCTGGCGTTGGGCCTGGCCACTCCCGCGCAGCTCGAGGAGATCGCCGCGGCATGGCGCGCCTGGGCCGCGGCTCCCGACGGATGGTTGTCGATACCCCACGGCGAGATCCTCTGCCGCGCCTAG
- a CDS encoding M15 family metallopeptidase, which yields MRRLWVVVIAVGLAAVCGGAAAQASPDVPPVSDAAHAAGFVDVRSVVPDAIIDLRYATTNNFTGTQLYPSDARCLVHQSMAPGLAAAATALRPQGHVLVFWDCYRPHDVQVKLFNAVPNPAWVARPGPYAHSHESGRSVDVTFTGVQGQCPRERQVDGLCLADMGTDFDDFSSRATAFATQGVSTDAQANRARLRDAMKYGGLTPYSGEWWHFDGPGAAVDRPILNVPVD from the coding sequence ATGCGTCGTTTGTGGGTCGTCGTGATCGCCGTCGGCCTGGCAGCGGTGTGCGGTGGCGCGGCCGCGCAAGCCAGCCCCGACGTGCCGCCCGTCAGCGACGCGGCGCACGCGGCGGGATTCGTCGACGTTCGCAGCGTGGTCCCCGACGCCATCATCGACCTGCGCTACGCGACGACCAACAATTTCACCGGCACACAGTTGTATCCCTCGGACGCCCGATGCCTGGTCCATCAATCCATGGCGCCGGGGCTGGCGGCGGCCGCGACGGCGCTGCGGCCGCAGGGTCACGTGCTGGTGTTCTGGGACTGCTACCGGCCGCACGACGTTCAGGTCAAGTTGTTCAACGCGGTCCCCAACCCGGCCTGGGTGGCCCGCCCGGGCCCCTATGCGCACAGCCACGAGTCCGGGCGTTCGGTTGACGTGACATTCACCGGCGTGCAAGGGCAGTGCCCGCGCGAGCGGCAGGTGGATGGGTTGTGCCTGGCCGACATGGGCACCGACTTCGACGACTTCTCTTCGCGGGCAACGGCTTTCGCGACCCAGGGCGTCAGCACCGATGCCCAGGCGAACCGGGCCCGGCTGCGGGACGCCATGAAGTACGGCGGGTTGACCCCCTACTCCGGAGAGTGGTGGCATTTCGACGGTCCCGGTGCCGCCGTCGACCGACCGATCCTCAACGTCCCGGTGGACTAG
- a CDS encoding TetR family transcriptional regulator — MAKRSIPPGPRDERGVLAARILAAARGEFAEHGWAGTPIRAVARAADVDPALIYHYFGSKEGLLDAATAPPQKWLDSVAKTWATPRADLGRQLIRNVLDAWGDEDVGPALRAVVLTAAHEAKTREKLRLIVERGLIGGSTLGDDEDERLRRSGLVASQLIGFALLRYVWKIEPIASMPDDEVVAALAPNLQRYVDGDIS, encoded by the coding sequence GTGGCGAAGCGATCGATCCCGCCGGGCCCGCGCGATGAGCGTGGCGTGCTGGCGGCGCGCATCCTGGCCGCGGCTCGCGGCGAATTCGCCGAACACGGCTGGGCCGGCACGCCGATCCGGGCCGTCGCCCGCGCCGCGGACGTCGACCCGGCGCTGATCTACCACTACTTCGGCTCCAAGGAGGGCCTGCTCGATGCCGCCACCGCCCCACCGCAGAAGTGGCTCGACTCCGTCGCCAAGACGTGGGCCACGCCGAGGGCCGATCTGGGTAGGCAACTGATCCGCAACGTGCTGGACGCCTGGGGTGACGAGGACGTTGGTCCCGCGCTGCGGGCGGTGGTGCTGACCGCCGCCCACGAAGCCAAAACCCGGGAAAAGCTAAGGCTGATCGTGGAACGCGGCCTGATCGGCGGGTCCACCCTTGGCGACGACGAGGATGAACGGCTGCGCCGCAGCGGCCTGGTCGCCAGCCAGCTGATCGGCTTTGCGCTGTTGCGCTATGTCTGGAAGATCGAGCCGATCGCGTCGATGCCCGACGACGAGGTGGTGGCGGCGTTGGCACCCAACCTGCAGCGCTACGTCGACGGCGACATCTCCTAG
- a CDS encoding CocE/NonD family hydrolase: protein MTKRLNGPQTTGRQYRNLSEPRYAQRSDINTAIEMRDGTRLLADIHRPVSEERFPALLAASPYPRQMQDLGAPAGFIEAGVTDFWVPRGYVHAIANLRGTCGSDGTFNFFDAQERQDVYDLVEWVAAQPWCDGNVGMIGISYFAMTQLEAAVERPPHLKAIFPLAVTADLYEGANHHGLLSSSFLTPFLAMMGLTSDRSDKLWRSKPVGVARRVLNTPRVHKKFETANGEAAVTMLRQLLRLPHNPHPWDELWLQAAVKHPTRDEWWEERNLLPLLKEIDIPVYLGCDWENVPLHLPSTFASWKALSDNGSVRMGMLGKFGLTWPWESMHTEALAWYDHWLKGHDTGITDGPPIRYFLPGADEWRTADSWPPSQAPHRELALRADGTLSDDEGEPGGREFMVLGAGLGRAKPSPIDPPSTLTWTGEPLGEDLDVVGDVELRLVASATAIDTAWMAMLQDVAPGGEATDVTAGWLRASLREVDEAASRPGAPALPCRNARAIPLGEDVVYRIPLVPNARRFKSGHRVRLVLTGDDQDPSAPAIMNFRHASVGTSSLNTVRSSSRLLIPVLA from the coding sequence ATGACGAAGAGGCTCAACGGCCCGCAGACCACCGGACGCCAATACCGGAACCTCAGCGAGCCGCGGTACGCACAGCGCAGCGACATCAACACCGCGATCGAGATGCGTGACGGCACAAGGCTTTTGGCCGATATCCACCGGCCCGTTTCCGAAGAGCGTTTCCCGGCGCTGCTCGCCGCCTCGCCGTACCCGCGGCAGATGCAGGACCTCGGCGCCCCGGCCGGATTCATCGAGGCCGGCGTGACGGACTTCTGGGTGCCGCGCGGCTATGTGCACGCCATCGCCAACCTGCGCGGCACCTGCGGCTCCGACGGCACGTTCAACTTCTTCGACGCTCAGGAACGCCAGGACGTGTACGACCTCGTCGAATGGGTCGCGGCTCAACCCTGGTGCGACGGCAACGTCGGCATGATCGGCATCAGCTACTTCGCGATGACCCAACTCGAGGCCGCCGTCGAGCGGCCGCCGCACCTCAAGGCGATCTTCCCGCTGGCCGTGACGGCGGATTTGTACGAAGGCGCCAACCACCACGGCCTGTTGAGTTCGTCGTTCCTCACGCCGTTCCTCGCGATGATGGGCCTGACCTCCGACCGCAGCGACAAGCTGTGGCGCAGCAAGCCCGTCGGTGTGGCCCGCCGCGTGCTGAACACCCCACGCGTGCATAAGAAATTCGAGACCGCCAACGGCGAGGCGGCGGTGACCATGCTGCGGCAACTTCTCCGGCTGCCGCACAACCCCCACCCATGGGACGAGCTGTGGCTACAGGCCGCGGTCAAACACCCCACCCGTGACGAGTGGTGGGAGGAGCGAAACCTGTTGCCGCTGCTGAAGGAAATCGACATCCCGGTCTACCTCGGCTGCGACTGGGAAAACGTGCCGCTGCACCTGCCGTCGACGTTCGCCTCGTGGAAAGCGCTGTCGGACAACGGATCTGTGCGGATGGGCATGCTCGGCAAGTTCGGGCTGACGTGGCCGTGGGAGAGCATGCACACCGAGGCGCTGGCCTGGTACGACCACTGGCTGAAGGGCCACGACACCGGGATCACCGACGGACCACCCATCCGGTACTTCCTGCCGGGCGCCGACGAGTGGCGCACCGCGGACTCGTGGCCGCCGTCGCAAGCCCCGCATCGGGAACTCGCCCTGCGCGCCGACGGCACGTTGAGCGACGACGAGGGCGAGCCGGGCGGCCGCGAATTCATGGTGCTGGGTGCGGGTTTGGGCCGCGCCAAGCCCAGTCCGATCGATCCGCCCTCGACGCTGACCTGGACCGGTGAACCGCTGGGTGAGGACCTGGACGTGGTGGGCGACGTCGAGCTGCGACTGGTCGCCTCGGCGACGGCGATCGACACCGCCTGGATGGCGATGCTGCAGGACGTGGCTCCCGGCGGCGAAGCCACCGATGTGACCGCGGGCTGGCTGCGGGCCAGCCTTCGCGAGGTCGACGAGGCGGCCAGCCGTCCCGGGGCGCCGGCGTTGCCGTGCCGCAATGCCCGGGCGATACCGCTGGGCGAGGACGTCGTGTACCGAATCCCGTTGGTGCCCAACGCTCGACGGTTCAAGTCCGGCCACCGCGTTCGGCTGGTGCTCACCGGCGACGACCAGGACCCATCGGCGCCGGCGATCATGAACTTCCGGCATGCCAGCGTCGGTACTTCCAGCCTGAACACCGTTCGCTCGTCGTCACGGCTGCTGATCCCGGTGCTCGCGTAG
- a CDS encoding histidine phosphatase family protein gives MPRANKVDWRVVTARRFVAAVVVAVSAAGCGSARAAGPHTITLTLVRHAQSAGNASGVVDTSTPGPELTPRGWCQATLAAGQLSANHYDGVYASTMIRTQETATPTAQALGEPVNVLPGLREIEAGQYEGTPESNVPQTYFAAPQRWLHGDRSARIPGSVDGNEFEARFDDAVRHIYDSGEQNPVAFSHSAAIMLWVQMTVHNPDRSLLASKPLPNLGRVVVTGSPSDDWTLTEWDADPPPC, from the coding sequence ATGCCGCGCGCGAATAAGGTCGACTGGCGAGTGGTAACCGCACGGCGTTTCGTCGCGGCCGTCGTCGTCGCGGTGTCGGCCGCGGGCTGTGGATCGGCGCGGGCGGCCGGCCCGCACACCATCACGCTGACGCTGGTGCGGCATGCCCAATCGGCGGGCAACGCCTCGGGCGTGGTCGACACCTCGACCCCCGGCCCGGAGCTCACCCCCAGAGGGTGGTGTCAGGCGACGCTCGCGGCCGGGCAGCTGAGCGCCAACCACTACGACGGCGTCTACGCCTCCACCATGATCCGCACCCAGGAAACGGCCACGCCGACGGCGCAAGCGCTGGGAGAACCCGTCAACGTGCTGCCCGGGTTGCGGGAGATCGAGGCCGGCCAGTACGAAGGCACACCCGAATCCAACGTCCCGCAGACCTACTTTGCCGCGCCGCAGCGGTGGTTGCACGGTGACCGCAGCGCGCGGATCCCGGGCTCGGTGGACGGCAACGAATTCGAAGCGCGGTTCGACGATGCCGTCCGACACATTTACGACAGCGGCGAACAGAACCCGGTCGCGTTCTCGCATAGCGCGGCGATCATGCTGTGGGTGCAGATGACCGTGCATAATCCCGACCGGTCGTTGCTGGCCAGCAAGCCGCTGCCGAACCTGGGCCGCGTGGTGGTGACCGGAAGTCCCTCCGACGACTGGACGCTGACCGAATGGGACGCCGATCCTCCGCCGTGCTGA
- a CDS encoding DMT family transporter, translating to MSRTDMAALLALCAALASAIGNVIRQRSAQEVTDKPVGHLTLFGMLLRDTRWWLGGLGDIASYVLLAAALDKGSVLLVMSLQVTALLFALPIYARVTRHPVTRREWTWAVVLAVALAVVIAVGDPTGGQQRAPLQTWIVVAVVLGPALGLCLLGARIWSKRPAAAVLLAAVAGSLLAVFSVLMKGIVDIVEHGAGQLWHTPELYGWVFCGVAGMIYHQSAYRAGALTASLPTIIVAKPVVGGALGIVVLGETLEAGGGEWFVLAVAAVLVIVATVGLARGEAATMAAGAGQDVKITDRPKSLSQRLGG from the coding sequence ATGTCGCGTACGGATATGGCTGCGCTTCTCGCCTTGTGCGCCGCGCTGGCATCCGCGATCGGCAATGTGATCCGTCAGCGGTCCGCGCAGGAGGTCACCGACAAACCCGTCGGCCACCTGACGCTGTTCGGCATGTTGTTGCGCGACACCCGCTGGTGGCTCGGCGGCCTCGGAGACATCGCCAGTTACGTGTTACTTGCCGCGGCCCTCGACAAGGGCTCGGTGTTGTTGGTCATGTCGCTGCAGGTGACGGCGCTCCTGTTCGCCCTGCCCATTTATGCGCGGGTGACCCGTCATCCGGTGACCCGCCGGGAGTGGACGTGGGCGGTCGTGCTGGCCGTGGCGTTGGCGGTGGTCATCGCGGTCGGGGATCCGACGGGCGGCCAGCAGCGGGCACCCCTGCAAACGTGGATCGTCGTGGCCGTCGTGCTGGGTCCGGCGTTGGGATTGTGTTTGCTGGGCGCCCGCATCTGGTCTAAGCGACCGGCAGCGGCGGTGCTGCTGGCGGCGGTGGCCGGTTCGCTACTGGCGGTGTTCTCGGTGCTGATGAAGGGCATTGTCGACATCGTCGAACACGGCGCCGGCCAGCTGTGGCACACACCCGAGCTGTACGGCTGGGTGTTCTGCGGGGTGGCCGGAATGATCTATCACCAATCGGCTTACCGTGCCGGCGCACTGACCGCCTCCCTGCCGACGATCATCGTCGCCAAGCCGGTGGTGGGCGGGGCGCTTGGGATCGTTGTGCTCGGCGAGACGCTGGAGGCCGGCGGCGGGGAGTGGTTTGTGCTGGCGGTGGCGGCGGTGCTGGTGATCGTCGCGACGGTGGGCCTGGCTCGCGGTGAGGCCGCCACCATGGCGGCCGGCGCGGGCCAAGACGTGAAGATCACCGACCGGCCAAAGTCGCTGTCGCAACGCTTGGGCGGCTGA